The Rhododendron vialii isolate Sample 1 chromosome 5a, ASM3025357v1 genome contains a region encoding:
- the LOC131327194 gene encoding uncharacterized protein LOC131327194, translated as MLGDGGGRFYWSRQHRTAEEARKGIVVVFAWVSICETQLENFANLYSSLGWDSLVCLADFLNPFFPEKATSVAFALLNELVEELRIKPCPLVFAAFSGGSKACMYKVLQVIEGACEVQLTLDDTRLIRNCISGHIYDSSPVDFTSDIGARFSLHPTILKMPGAAKIVSSIAKGVASGLDALFITKFGSDRTEYWQTLYSSVSLGAPYLILCSEYDDLAPYSAVYNFAQRLQELGGNVEFVKWKGSPHLGHYEHCPIQYRAAVTNLLHEAVSVYSRKRHVLGERHYMEEGMHDQISELVCDLQKAAVESNQSFTRVARGPNDHFFLPSSAEYASSRESGSLQDEQKEGSVHLSNPPSMSAHSVLGKILFDACVPKNVEGWDIKFSGSLNGQPLGSAHKHFSPLSGKKCIRRSRL; from the exons ATGTTGGGCGACGGAGGAGGGAGGTTCTACTGGAGTCGGCAGCATCGCACTGCTGAAGAGGCCCGGAAAGGAATCGTCGTGGTCTTTGCATGGGTTTCGATCTGCGAAACCCAATTGGAGAATTTCGCGAACCTGTACTCGTCTCTTGGGTGGGACTCTCTCGTTTGTCTCGCCGATTTCCTCAACCC GTTCTTTCCCGAGAAGGCTACATCAGTGGCATTTGCACTCCTCAATGAACTTGTAGAG GAGCTAAGGATTAAGCCGTGTCCTTTAGTATTTGCAGCCTTTTCTGGTGGTTCAAAAGCATGCATGTATAAGGTTCTTCAG GTTATTGAAGGAGCCTGTGAAGTACAACTCACTCTG GATGATACTAGATTGATCAGGAACTGCATCTCTGGTCACATCTATGATTCTAGTCCTGTTGATTTTACTAGTGACATTGGTGCCCGATTTTCGTTGCACCCAACCATTCTTAAAATGCCTGGTGCAGCTAAAATAGTATCATCGATTGCCAAAGGTGTTGCTTCTGGTCTGGATGCTCTGTTTATCACTAAGTTTGGATCCGACCGCACTGAGTATTGGCAGACGCTTTACTCCTCTGTT AGTTTGGGGGCCCCATATCTCATTTTATGCTCGGAATATGATGATCTTGCTCCATATTCAGCCGTCTACAATTTTGCTCAGCGTTTACAGGAGCTGGGGGGAAACGTCGAATTTGTGAAATGGAAGGGATCTCCACATTTAG GTCATTACGAGCATTGTCCAATACAATACAGGGCCGCTGTGACCAATCTCCTTCATGAGGCAGTTTCAGTGTATTCCCGTAAACGCCATGTACTTGGAGAAAGGCATTATATGGAGGAGGGTATGCACGATCAGATATCTGAGTTAGTATGCGACCTCCAGAAGGCAGCAGTAGAATCAAACCAGAGCTTTACACGTGTTGCACGTGGACCAAACGACCATTTCTTCTTGCCGAGTTCAGCAGAATATGCTAGTTCAAGAGAATCTGGGTCATTACAAGATGAGCAAAAGGAAGGGTCAGTTCATTTGTCGAATCCTCCAAGTATGAGTGCTCACAGCGTCCTTGGTAAAATCCTCTTTGACGCTTGTGTTCCCAAGAATGTTGAAGGTTGGGATATTAAGTTTTCTGGTTCATTGAATGGCCAGCCGTTGGGTTCTGCTCATAAGCATTTTTCCCCTCTGAGCGGGAAGAAATGCATCCGCCGCTCTAGATTATAA
- the LOC131327193 gene encoding B3 domain-containing protein Os01g0234100-like isoform X1, with the protein MAISRFTSSKPSPVQPSSTIKVNKKWEAKKKLARQRLADLETTTRKVIPDKPKKSTSESKGALISHDCLQTKSSAMDRALEVQAKLAPEFPSFVKLMLPSHVTGGFWLSFPKWFSASHLPKNDDIVTLLGESDKEYATKYLIDKNGLSGGWRGFSIAHRLLEGDVLVFQLIQPCKFKVYIVRANGFSEVDGAVGLLTLDSCVKPMDIETGIEIYEKDVVVLDPLSRDIHQCDAQENKLLTLSTEIENLAEQSGNDSEDFGSELLEGIRFSEASVDFKDIKSIENFTILVDGLVIDSEIPPHLRIKYYELCCSQNAFLHDHLLEGLNFKLVSGIISETVNIADAIRASKLTTSRNNLTIWENTLKAFEKLGMNVGFLLARLDRLLSLVVDSEKVLELKRVERVRAEEEKKTLEVKLLDVKKVMKILDEEIEGLKGNNNTLESMFQKEAKAPW; encoded by the exons atGGCTATATCCCGGTTTACTTCTTCTAAACCAAGCCCCGTTCAACCTTCCTCcacg ATTAAAGTGAACAAGAAATGGGAAGCCAAGAAAAAGCTGGCCCGACAAAGGCTTGCGGATCTTGAAACTACTACCAGAAAG GTGATTCCAGATAAACCAAAGAAGTCAACAAG TGAATCAAAGGGAGCTCTGATCAGTCATGATTGCCTCCAAACCAAATCTTCGGCTATGGATCGAGCTCTAGAGGTTCAAGCAAAACTAGCGCCCGAATTCCCAAGCTTTGTGAAGCTTATGCTCCCATCGCACGTTACTGGGGGATTTTGGCTG AGTTTTCCTAAATGGTTCTCCGCTTCGCATTTGCCAAAAAATGATGACATTGTCACTTTGCTTGGTGAAAGCGATAAAGAGTACGCGACAAAGTATCTCATAGACAAGAACGGGCTAAGCGGTGGATGGAGAGGGTTCTCCATTGCGCATAGATTGCTAGAGGGGGATGTTTTAGTTTTCCAACTCATTCAACCTTGCAAATTCAAG GTATACATCGTAAGAGCAAATGGTTTCAGTGAAGTAGATGGTGCCGTTGGCCTTTTAACTTTGGACTCCTGTGTAAAACCAATGGACATTG AAACAGGTATTGAAATCTATGAAAAGGACGTGGTTGTCTTGGATCCACTTTCGCGAGACATTCATCAATGTGATGCTCAGGAGAATAAACTGCTGACTTTAAGCACTGAAATTGAGAATCTAGCAGAACAATCTGGAAATGACAGTGAAGATTTTGGCTCTGAGCTGTTGGAAGGAATCAGATTTTCTGAGGCTTCGGTTGATTTCAAAGACATAAAGAGCATTGAGAATTTCACTATTCTCGTGGATGGTTTAGTTATAGACTCAGAAATACCCCCACATCTTCGGATCAAGTACTACGAGCTTTGTTGCAGTCAAAATGCTTTCCTTCATGATCATCTTCTCGAGGGGCTAAACTTTAAACTAGTTTCTGGGATCATATCTGAAACTGTTAACATTGCGGATGCCATTAGGGCTTCTAAGCTGACTACATCTCGCAATAATTTGACCATATGGGAAAATACTCTGAAAGCCTTTGAGAAGTTGGGAATGAATGTTGGATTCTTACTTGCTCGCCTAGACCGGCTTTTGAGCCTTGTGGTTGACTCGGAAAAGgttttggagttgaaaagagttgAAAGAGTTCGAGcggaagaggagaagaagactCTTGAGGTGAAGCTCTTGGATGTGAAAAAGGTGATGAAAATCCTAGATGAGGAGATTGAGGGGCTGAAGGGAAACAACAATACACTGGAATCTATGTTCCAGAAGGAAGCTAAGGCTCCATGGTGA
- the LOC131327193 gene encoding B3 domain-containing protein Os01g0234100-like isoform X2 gives MAISRFTSSKPSPVQPSSTIKVNKKWEAKKKLARQRLADLETTTRKVIPDKPKKSTSESKGALISHDCLQTKSSAMDRALEVQAKLAPEFPSFVKLMLPSHVTGGFWLSFPKWFSASHLPKNDDIVTLLGESDKEYATKYLIDKNGLSGGWRGFSIAHRLLEGDVLVFQLIQPCKFKVYIVRANGFSEVDGAVGLLTLDSCVKPMDIGIEIYEKDVVVLDPLSRDIHQCDAQENKLLTLSTEIENLAEQSGNDSEDFGSELLEGIRFSEASVDFKDIKSIENFTILVDGLVIDSEIPPHLRIKYYELCCSQNAFLHDHLLEGLNFKLVSGIISETVNIADAIRASKLTTSRNNLTIWENTLKAFEKLGMNVGFLLARLDRLLSLVVDSEKVLELKRVERVRAEEEKKTLEVKLLDVKKVMKILDEEIEGLKGNNNTLESMFQKEAKAPW, from the exons atGGCTATATCCCGGTTTACTTCTTCTAAACCAAGCCCCGTTCAACCTTCCTCcacg ATTAAAGTGAACAAGAAATGGGAAGCCAAGAAAAAGCTGGCCCGACAAAGGCTTGCGGATCTTGAAACTACTACCAGAAAG GTGATTCCAGATAAACCAAAGAAGTCAACAAG TGAATCAAAGGGAGCTCTGATCAGTCATGATTGCCTCCAAACCAAATCTTCGGCTATGGATCGAGCTCTAGAGGTTCAAGCAAAACTAGCGCCCGAATTCCCAAGCTTTGTGAAGCTTATGCTCCCATCGCACGTTACTGGGGGATTTTGGCTG AGTTTTCCTAAATGGTTCTCCGCTTCGCATTTGCCAAAAAATGATGACATTGTCACTTTGCTTGGTGAAAGCGATAAAGAGTACGCGACAAAGTATCTCATAGACAAGAACGGGCTAAGCGGTGGATGGAGAGGGTTCTCCATTGCGCATAGATTGCTAGAGGGGGATGTTTTAGTTTTCCAACTCATTCAACCTTGCAAATTCAAG GTATACATCGTAAGAGCAAATGGTTTCAGTGAAGTAGATGGTGCCGTTGGCCTTTTAACTTTGGACTCCTGTGTAAAACCAATGGACATTG GTATTGAAATCTATGAAAAGGACGTGGTTGTCTTGGATCCACTTTCGCGAGACATTCATCAATGTGATGCTCAGGAGAATAAACTGCTGACTTTAAGCACTGAAATTGAGAATCTAGCAGAACAATCTGGAAATGACAGTGAAGATTTTGGCTCTGAGCTGTTGGAAGGAATCAGATTTTCTGAGGCTTCGGTTGATTTCAAAGACATAAAGAGCATTGAGAATTTCACTATTCTCGTGGATGGTTTAGTTATAGACTCAGAAATACCCCCACATCTTCGGATCAAGTACTACGAGCTTTGTTGCAGTCAAAATGCTTTCCTTCATGATCATCTTCTCGAGGGGCTAAACTTTAAACTAGTTTCTGGGATCATATCTGAAACTGTTAACATTGCGGATGCCATTAGGGCTTCTAAGCTGACTACATCTCGCAATAATTTGACCATATGGGAAAATACTCTGAAAGCCTTTGAGAAGTTGGGAATGAATGTTGGATTCTTACTTGCTCGCCTAGACCGGCTTTTGAGCCTTGTGGTTGACTCGGAAAAGgttttggagttgaaaagagttgAAAGAGTTCGAGcggaagaggagaagaagactCTTGAGGTGAAGCTCTTGGATGTGAAAAAGGTGATGAAAATCCTAGATGAGGAGATTGAGGGGCTGAAGGGAAACAACAATACACTGGAATCTATGTTCCAGAAGGAAGCTAAGGCTCCATGGTGA